A region of Natribaculum luteum DNA encodes the following proteins:
- a CDS encoding class I SAM-dependent methyltransferase: protein MKDAIRRNFDASAVTYREFEAETGQFETLAARLATVVDDALADDPVRLLDAGAGTGASTRRLRTVGDAVVALDLSREMLLENPTTDRVQGDFDALPFAVDGFDAVVFTASLFLTPDPERAVAEASRVLRSGGVVAAVAPLGWYAADGRDVFETLARDSRSPSDATDIEAELQDRFALETGTWESEISADHLRQFYSIPAVAARLYPTLPPDERVQKARTLLADVEGPLEQRWRWLLGRNE from the coding sequence ATGAAAGATGCGATCCGCCGAAACTTCGACGCGAGCGCCGTCACCTACCGGGAGTTCGAAGCCGAGACGGGCCAGTTCGAGACGCTGGCGGCGCGACTCGCGACGGTCGTCGACGACGCCCTCGCGGACGACCCCGTCCGCCTCCTCGACGCCGGTGCCGGAACCGGAGCGAGCACGCGTCGCCTCCGAACCGTCGGGGACGCGGTCGTCGCGCTCGACCTGAGCCGCGAGATGCTCCTCGAGAATCCGACCACCGATCGGGTGCAGGGCGACTTCGACGCGCTCCCGTTCGCGGTGGACGGCTTCGACGCGGTCGTCTTCACCGCGTCGCTATTTCTCACGCCCGATCCCGAACGCGCGGTCGCCGAAGCGAGTCGCGTGCTCCGATCCGGGGGCGTCGTCGCGGCCGTCGCACCGCTTGGCTGGTACGCGGCCGACGGCCGGGACGTCTTCGAGACACTCGCTCGAGACTCACGGTCGCCGAGCGACGCCACCGACATCGAAGCGGAACTGCAGGATCGGTTCGCCCTCGAGACGGGCACCTGGGAGAGCGAGATCAGCGCCGACCACCTCCGACAGTTTTACTCGATCCCCGCCGTCGCAGCGCGGCTGTACCCGACGCTGCCGCCGGACGAGCGCGTCCAGAAGGCGCGAACGCTCCTCGCTGACGTCGAGGGGCCACTCGAACAACGCTGGCGGTGGCTGCTCGGTCGCAACGAGTGA
- a CDS encoding amidohydrolase family protein, with amino-acid sequence MPADDRSNEGDDDRHVRFRPAIDAHTHLFPERLTEAIRRALSDEAGWSFSHPTARPEIEDVLSEAGVSTYVALPYVHEASLATELNEWLCAQAARSDRLVPFATVHPDDEDVGDVVRRAFEDGARGLKFHCPVQECTPADPRLEPALETAAAFDRPVTYHGGTAPMFEDSPYVGADVFEDVVASYPDLRVCCAHMGTYEVDRFLEFAREYDNVYLDTTFAMSTSAEETMGFDPSTIPDETFVELSESIMYGSDFPNVPYPYRNERVGLLDRDLPADVARDVFYRTAADYLGLDFGSARA; translated from the coding sequence ATGCCGGCAGACGACCGATCGAACGAGGGGGACGACGACCGTCACGTCCGCTTTCGGCCAGCGATCGACGCACACACGCACCTGTTTCCCGAACGACTCACCGAGGCGATTCGACGCGCGCTCAGCGACGAAGCGGGCTGGTCGTTTTCCCACCCCACCGCTCGCCCGGAGATCGAGGACGTGCTGTCCGAGGCGGGCGTTTCGACCTACGTGGCCTTGCCGTACGTTCACGAGGCCAGTCTCGCGACCGAGTTGAACGAGTGGCTCTGTGCGCAGGCCGCACGGTCCGACCGACTCGTCCCGTTCGCCACGGTCCACCCCGACGACGAGGACGTCGGCGACGTCGTCCGACGGGCGTTCGAGGACGGCGCTCGAGGGCTGAAGTTCCACTGTCCGGTCCAGGAGTGTACGCCGGCCGATCCGCGTCTCGAACCCGCACTCGAGACCGCCGCCGCGTTCGACCGGCCGGTGACGTACCACGGGGGAACGGCCCCGATGTTCGAGGACAGCCCCTACGTCGGCGCGGACGTCTTCGAGGACGTGGTCGCCTCGTATCCCGACCTTCGGGTCTGCTGTGCCCACATGGGCACGTACGAGGTCGATCGCTTCCTCGAGTTCGCACGCGAGTACGACAACGTCTACCTCGATACGACGTTCGCGATGTCGACGTCCGCCGAGGAGACCATGGGGTTCGATCCGTCGACCATCCCCGACGAAACCTTCGTCGAACTCTCGGAGTCGATCATGTACGGCTCGGACTTTCCGAACGTTCCGTACCCGTATCGCAACGAGCGGGTCGGCCTGCTCGACCGCGACCTCCCAGCGGACGTCGCACGCGACGTCTTCTACCGGACTGCAGCCGACTACCTGGGTCTGGACTTCGGGTCGGCGCGCGCGTAG
- a CDS encoding IclR family transcriptional regulator, whose product MNDDVRTINAVETAFDIVEYLKEVDGAGVTELATELDLAKSTVHSHLATLYSNGYVTRDGDTFHVALRFFNLGNYAREQSSLYQVGRKKVDELAEETGEKVYILAEEHGRGMHLYIATGKRSVQTYARTGQLSYLHQLAAGKAILAHLPDDRIDEIIDRYGLPAQTEDTITDPDELWTELEEIRERGFAQNREESIPGLHAVGVPITDEDGVAVGALSLSAPAKRLRGERFDEEMPNLLLGVANEIEINMTYV is encoded by the coding sequence ATGAACGACGACGTGCGGACGATAAACGCAGTCGAAACGGCGTTCGACATCGTCGAATACCTGAAGGAGGTCGACGGTGCTGGCGTCACCGAACTGGCGACGGAACTGGACCTGGCGAAAAGTACCGTCCACAGCCACCTCGCGACGCTATACTCGAACGGCTACGTGACCCGCGACGGGGACACGTTTCACGTCGCGCTCCGATTTTTCAACCTCGGGAATTACGCTCGCGAGCAAAGTTCGCTCTACCAGGTCGGTCGGAAGAAAGTCGACGAACTCGCCGAGGAGACGGGCGAGAAAGTCTACATCCTCGCGGAAGAGCACGGCCGCGGGATGCACCTGTACATCGCGACGGGGAAGCGGTCGGTACAGACCTACGCGCGAACCGGCCAACTCAGCTATCTCCACCAGCTCGCGGCCGGGAAGGCCATCCTCGCCCACCTCCCCGACGACCGGATCGACGAGATCATCGACCGGTACGGTCTCCCTGCCCAGACTGAGGACACGATCACCGACCCCGACGAACTCTGGACCGAACTCGAGGAGATTCGCGAACGGGGATTCGCCCAGAACCGCGAGGAGTCGATCCCCGGCCTCCACGCCGTCGGCGTTCCGATCACCGACGAGGACGGCGTCGCCGTCGGCGCGCTGAGCCTCTCGGCTCCGGCCAAACGGCTCCGCGGCGAGCGGTTCGACGAGGAGATGCCAAATCTCCTGCTCGGAGTCGCAAACGAAATCGAGATCAACATGACGTACGTCTAG
- a CDS encoding universal stress protein, producing MYTVVVGIDTDADRARALAEELLAFPGDDVTAVLVHSFDENPEGASIAQVGAVRRAQEILEEAGIEVTLEEGSGDPASVILEVADEHDADLIAVAGRKRSPAGKAVFGSVTQDVILGTDRSVLVATASE from the coding sequence ATGTACACAGTTGTCGTGGGTATCGATACCGATGCCGATCGTGCTCGAGCGCTGGCAGAGGAACTCCTCGCTTTCCCCGGCGACGACGTCACCGCGGTCCTCGTCCACTCGTTCGACGAGAACCCGGAAGGTGCGTCGATCGCCCAGGTCGGCGCGGTCCGCCGTGCCCAGGAAATCCTCGAGGAGGCGGGTATCGAGGTGACACTCGAGGAGGGCAGCGGCGATCCGGCCTCGGTTATCCTCGAGGTCGCAGACGAACACGACGCGGACCTGATCGCGGTCGCCGGTCGGAAGCGATCGCCGGCCGGAAAGGCGGTCTTCGGAAGCGTCACCCAGGACGTCATTCTCGGTACCGATCGCTCGGTGCTCGTCGCGACTGCATCGGAGTGA
- a CDS encoding NAD-dependent epimerase/dehydratase family protein, which yields MSNNTVLVTGGTGFIGSYVVQDLIEHGHDVVAYDLSTDTEILEKLGVADEVEVRRGDVSDPTDVIRAVKETGTTHIIHLAALLTTTARNAPRAAAEVNIMGTNNVFEAARTLDDQVERVAWASSAAAYAPPENYDAEWVDEDELVYPDTLYGATKEYNEHQARVYHEDYGLDHVALRPTVAYGPYRETGGSAFLANIIEKPALGESYSVEYGDQYVDWQHVEDIAQAFRKAAFTPEEDLTQRVYNVRGVLATVREAAEAVEAVMPDAEIDVSDEGELPWTQNLDMTKAEADLGYEVQYDLESGFRKYINVLREEEGLEPV from the coding sequence ATGAGCAACAACACGGTACTGGTAACGGGTGGAACCGGCTTCATCGGTTCCTACGTGGTACAGGATCTGATCGAACACGGCCACGACGTCGTCGCCTACGACCTCTCGACGGACACCGAGATCTTAGAGAAACTCGGCGTCGCCGACGAGGTCGAGGTGCGACGCGGCGACGTCTCCGACCCGACGGACGTGATCCGTGCGGTCAAGGAAACGGGCACGACGCACATCATCCACCTCGCGGCACTGCTGACGACGACGGCGCGGAACGCCCCCCGCGCTGCGGCCGAAGTCAATATCATGGGGACGAATAACGTCTTCGAGGCCGCCCGCACCCTCGACGACCAGGTCGAACGCGTCGCGTGGGCCTCCTCGGCCGCCGCGTACGCGCCGCCGGAGAACTACGACGCCGAGTGGGTCGACGAGGACGAACTCGTCTACCCCGACACCCTCTACGGTGCGACCAAAGAGTACAACGAACACCAAGCGCGGGTCTACCACGAAGACTACGGGCTCGACCACGTCGCCCTGCGCCCGACGGTGGCCTACGGCCCCTACCGCGAGACCGGCGGTTCGGCGTTCCTCGCGAACATCATCGAGAAGCCCGCTCTCGGCGAATCCTACAGCGTCGAGTACGGCGACCAGTACGTCGACTGGCAACACGTCGAAGACATCGCCCAGGCGTTCCGCAAGGCCGCGTTCACGCCCGAGGAAGACCTCACCCAGCGCGTCTACAACGTCCGCGGCGTCCTCGCGACCGTTCGCGAGGCCGCCGAGGCTGTCGAAGCCGTCATGCCCGACGCCGAGATCGACGTCTCCGACGAGGGTGAACTCCCCTGGACGCAGAACCTGGACATGACGAAGGCCGAGGCAGACCTCGGCTACGAGGTCCAGTACGACCTCGAGTCCGGCTTCCGCAAGTACATCAACGTCCTCCGCGAGGAGGAAGGCCTCGAGCCAGTCTAG
- a CDS encoding thiamine pyrophosphate-binding protein, giving the protein MTGTAAALVETLEELGVEYVFGYPGGRVIELLDYIPESEVELVRPRDEREASVMAEVHGRLTGAPGVLAGQGPWVGSLGTIGQMEARLSSSPMVALTEASERGEYSTLAPYQQARGDYGGFSLPNVLDGVTKEWWFPRTPTETLRSVQLAFKHAVAGRPGPTAVILDGDAITADVPDDPTPSAWDAREQTRTWDAAPTASDVAAAVEALEAADRPVIVAGNGVHAAQAYDELAAVADAYDCVVTTSYLGKSTYPETDDRAAGVIGSFGHEGANQAVSEADTVLVVGCRLNPMDTNWQAPEFIRPDEQTIVHADVDTRNAGWVYPADVGLIGDAKESLAALADTGEASNDWALERAESARGWFDAPECEDGSSPIKPQRAAKEIQRVVDEDTIVTADSGNNRFWLLYYLQTPAVRTYFGSGGVGGMGWANPAAVSAALTTGKDVVAVAGDGGFTMTMTSVETAVEYGVAPTFVVLNDTSLGMVRQMQHGEDDIAGVEFHDTDFVKAAEAFGAIGRRVTEPDALADALEEGKAADVPHVIDVRIDRQEDMADTLASSFYESVGGLHE; this is encoded by the coding sequence ATGACGGGAACGGCAGCCGCACTCGTCGAGACGCTCGAGGAACTCGGCGTCGAGTACGTCTTCGGCTATCCGGGTGGCAGGGTCATCGAGTTGCTCGATTACATTCCCGAGTCCGAGGTCGAACTCGTTCGTCCGCGCGACGAGCGTGAGGCGAGCGTGATGGCCGAGGTCCACGGCCGACTCACAGGCGCTCCCGGGGTGCTTGCCGGGCAGGGGCCGTGGGTCGGCAGTCTGGGGACGATCGGACAGATGGAAGCGCGGCTCTCCTCGTCGCCGATGGTCGCGCTCACCGAGGCGTCCGAGCGCGGCGAGTACTCCACGCTCGCGCCGTACCAGCAGGCTCGCGGCGACTACGGCGGCTTCAGCCTCCCGAACGTTCTCGATGGGGTGACCAAGGAGTGGTGGTTCCCCCGGACGCCGACCGAGACGCTTCGCTCGGTGCAACTGGCGTTCAAACACGCCGTCGCGGGCCGACCGGGGCCGACGGCGGTCATCCTCGACGGCGACGCCATCACCGCCGACGTCCCCGACGATCCGACTCCATCCGCGTGGGACGCACGCGAGCAGACGCGGACGTGGGACGCCGCACCGACCGCGAGCGACGTCGCCGCGGCCGTCGAGGCGCTCGAGGCCGCAGATAGGCCGGTGATCGTCGCGGGCAACGGCGTCCACGCCGCCCAGGCCTACGACGAACTGGCGGCGGTCGCCGACGCCTACGACTGCGTCGTCACCACCTCCTACCTGGGCAAGTCGACCTACCCCGAGACGGACGACCGCGCCGCCGGCGTCATCGGCTCGTTCGGCCACGAGGGGGCGAACCAGGCGGTGAGCGAGGCCGACACCGTGCTCGTCGTCGGCTGTCGCCTGAACCCGATGGACACCAACTGGCAGGCCCCCGAGTTCATCCGCCCCGACGAGCAGACGATCGTCCACGCCGACGTGGACACGCGCAACGCCGGCTGGGTCTACCCCGCCGACGTCGGGCTGATCGGCGACGCGAAGGAGAGCCTCGCCGCCCTCGCCGACACGGGGGAGGCGTCGAACGACTGGGCGCTCGAGCGGGCCGAATCGGCCCGGGGGTGGTTCGACGCGCCCGAATGCGAGGACGGCTCGAGTCCGATCAAGCCACAGCGCGCGGCCAAGGAAATTCAGCGAGTTGTCGACGAGGACACGATCGTCACCGCCGACTCCGGCAACAACCGCTTCTGGCTGCTCTACTACCTCCAGACGCCGGCCGTTCGCACCTACTTCGGCAGCGGCGGCGTCGGCGGGATGGGGTGGGCGAACCCGGCTGCGGTGTCGGCTGCGCTGACGACGGGCAAAGACGTCGTGGCGGTCGCCGGCGACGGCGGCTTCACGATGACGATGACGAGCGTCGAGACGGCCGTCGAGTACGGCGTCGCGCCGACGTTCGTCGTCTTAAACGACACCAGCCTCGGGATGGTCCGCCAGATGCAACACGGAGAAGACGACATCGCGGGCGTCGAATTCCACGACACGGACTTCGTCAAAGCCGCCGAGGCGTTCGGCGCGATCGGGCGGCGCGTCACCGAACCGGACGCCCTCGCCGACGCCCTCGAGGAGGGCAAAGCCGCCGACGTCCCCCACGTGATCGACGTTCGTATCGACCGCCAGGAGGACATGGCCGACACGCTCGCGTCCTCGTTCTACGAGTCGGTCGGCGGCCTCCACGAATAG
- a CDS encoding MaoC family dehydratase: MTGLYYEEFEVGETIEHERRRTISESDNQRFCDMTMNQQPLHLDAAFAGETQFDERLVNGLYTMSLAVGISIPETTDGTIVANLSYDDVEHPKPVFHGDTIRVQSTVTDKRETSDGERGIVTMHVEVFKVNDPDEPLVCEFDRTVLSLKRSSKA, from the coding sequence ATGACTGGGCTGTACTACGAGGAGTTCGAGGTCGGCGAGACGATCGAACACGAGCGTCGCCGCACGATCTCGGAGAGCGACAACCAGCGGTTCTGTGACATGACGATGAACCAGCAGCCGTTGCACCTGGACGCGGCGTTCGCCGGCGAGACGCAGTTCGACGAGCGCCTCGTCAACGGCCTCTACACGATGTCGCTCGCGGTCGGCATCTCCATCCCCGAGACGACGGACGGCACCATCGTCGCCAACCTCTCGTACGACGACGTCGAGCACCCGAAGCCGGTCTTTCACGGTGACACGATCCGGGTTCAGTCGACGGTGACGGACAAACGCGAGACTAGCGACGGCGAGCGCGGCATCGTCACGATGCACGTCGAGGTCTTCAAAGTGAACGACCCGGACGAACCGCTCGTCTGTGAGTTCGATCGAACCGTGCTGTCGCTGAAACGCTCGAGTAAGGCGTAA
- a CDS encoding VOC family protein, producing MPELPAMRVDHVGIAVESIAEAEALLFALGCEKIHEEPSEYGDFRWATYVLGGASRLELVAPEEGSESFLTDYLEENGPGLHHVTLEVADLEAAVEALEDRGVSVVDYAEFDHWGEAFVSPANPTGALFQLMEYYDGYADARDAGCRLFVDGQSL from the coding sequence ATGCCCGAACTACCAGCGATGCGGGTCGACCACGTTGGAATCGCCGTCGAATCGATTGCGGAGGCCGAAGCGCTGCTGTTCGCGCTCGGCTGCGAGAAGATCCACGAGGAACCGAGCGAGTACGGCGACTTTCGCTGGGCCACGTACGTCCTCGGAGGTGCCTCCCGTCTCGAGCTCGTCGCCCCCGAGGAGGGGTCGGAGTCGTTCCTGACCGACTACCTCGAGGAGAACGGCCCCGGTCTCCACCACGTCACCCTCGAGGTCGCCGACCTCGAGGCGGCGGTCGAGGCACTCGAGGATCGCGGCGTCTCGGTGGTCGACTACGCCGAGTTCGACCACTGGGGGGAGGCGTTCGTCTCGCCGGCCAATCCGACGGGTGCGCTGTTCCAGTTGATGGAGTACTACGACGGATACGCCGACGCGCGCGATGCCGGCTGTCGGCTGTTCGTCGACGGCCAGTCCCTGTAA
- a CDS encoding EthD family reductase: MIKLVEFLVRKDEYSHDEFVERWEGDHAAIARELPGLRRYSTSVPTNPDDVEYDGVLELAFESEQALNEAFASEVGEEVMADAAEFVEVGAGPRMVVDETVQLEDE, from the coding sequence ATGATAAAACTGGTAGAGTTTCTCGTCCGGAAAGACGAGTACAGCCACGACGAGTTCGTCGAACGCTGGGAGGGCGACCACGCCGCCATCGCACGCGAACTTCCCGGCCTTCGACGATACAGCACGTCCGTCCCGACGAACCCCGACGACGTCGAGTACGACGGCGTCCTCGAACTCGCATTCGAGAGCGAGCAGGCGCTGAACGAGGCGTTCGCCTCCGAGGTCGGCGAGGAGGTCATGGCCGACGCCGCCGAGTTCGTCGAGGTCGGCGCGGGGCCGCGCATGGTCGTCGACGAGACCGTCCAGCTCGAGGACGAATGA
- the rdfA gene encoding rod-determining factor RdfA has translation MSHHRGNDGHADEAMPRCSCKVGRTIESYDLPGMNADLAARWTGRGSEKYSLRELERYFNERVLQAALEAAGVDPLNGEVENLYALLTSDDSGEIEARRRLEREGIDVERVTSDFVSHQAIHSHLRDCCDVELEKDTGDPLEKGRDTIASLQNRLTAVTENTLQRLARTGVLSLGDFSVFVSVQITCEECGQYYSITELLDQGGCNCQEDVDDEVGE, from the coding sequence ATGAGCCACCATCGCGGGAACGACGGTCACGCCGACGAGGCGATGCCACGGTGTTCGTGCAAGGTCGGGCGGACGATCGAGTCGTACGACCTCCCGGGGATGAACGCGGACCTCGCCGCCCGGTGGACGGGGCGTGGCAGCGAGAAGTACAGCCTCCGTGAACTCGAGCGGTACTTCAACGAACGGGTGTTGCAGGCAGCGCTGGAAGCCGCCGGCGTCGATCCGCTCAATGGCGAGGTCGAGAACCTCTACGCACTCCTCACGAGCGACGACAGCGGCGAAATCGAGGCTCGCCGACGACTCGAACGTGAGGGTATCGACGTCGAACGCGTCACCAGCGACTTCGTCTCCCACCAGGCGATACACAGCCACCTCCGGGACTGCTGTGACGTCGAACTCGAGAAGGATACGGGCGATCCGCTCGAGAAAGGGAGAGATACGATCGCCAGTCTGCAAAATCGCCTCACTGCCGTCACCGAGAACACGTTGCAGCGACTCGCCCGTACCGGCGTGCTCTCTCTCGGCGACTTCTCCGTGTTCGTAAGTGTCCAGATCACCTGCGAAGAGTGTGGCCAGTACTATTCGATCACCGAGTTACTCGATCAGGGTGGCTGTAATTGTCAGGAGGATGTCGATGACGAGGTGGGCGAGTGA
- a CDS encoding archaea-specific SMC-related protein, protein MYSLIWLATTALHVNSYVTGTSDVQVSVENVGGIDSTTVSFSPGITILSGRNATNRTSFLRSVMGALGSDDVSLKGDAEQGEIELTIGDETYTRYLERTGDGLTTAGDPYLEDPEVADLFAFHLQTNEARRAVEGGDDLRELIMRPIDTAAIQEEIERLQSEKRAIDAELEELDELSRRLPSLEEERTTLTESIEEKRQELEAKRTELDEADENVAEGRDGQSELEDALATLQSTQSELEDARFDLETERETLSHVIDEQDELEAELESLSETETETIETVEERITTLREQKQALDSEINDLQTIVRFNEDMLDGASADVLSALRDDESESVTDQLLEDEQTVICWTCGSEVKREEIEDTLDRLRDLRKEKVSERSTIQSDLRELTSTQKELQSRQDRRQRITRRLDEIDDEIERRKARIDDLEERREDLTAEIETLETDVERLESEEYGEIVDLHKEVNTLEIELRNLEGEREDVEAEIDRIETRIDDRDRLERQRDEVREALEEQRTRIERIEREAVDHFNEHMETILELLDYDNLERIWIERTDGPELGSDRYEGGRFDLHIVRTADSGRAYEDTIEHLSESEREVTGIVFALAGYLAHEVYEDVPFILLDSLEAIDADRIARLVEYVAEYAEYLVVALLTEDAAPLEGKYETVTEI, encoded by the coding sequence GTGTATAGTTTAATATGGCTGGCTACGACAGCACTACACGTGAACTCGTACGTGACAGGAACGTCGGATGTACAGGTGTCCGTCGAGAACGTGGGCGGTATCGACAGTACGACCGTCTCGTTCTCACCGGGAATAACGATCCTTTCGGGAAGGAACGCGACGAACAGAACGTCGTTTCTTCGATCGGTAATGGGCGCGCTGGGAAGCGACGACGTCTCGCTGAAAGGCGACGCCGAGCAGGGCGAGATCGAACTGACGATCGGCGACGAGACGTACACCAGATACCTCGAACGGACGGGCGACGGACTCACCACGGCTGGCGACCCGTATCTCGAGGATCCGGAGGTCGCGGATCTGTTCGCGTTTCACCTCCAGACCAACGAAGCCCGTCGGGCGGTCGAAGGAGGCGACGACCTGCGCGAACTCATCATGCGGCCGATCGACACAGCGGCGATACAGGAGGAGATCGAACGGCTGCAGTCGGAGAAGCGAGCGATCGACGCCGAACTCGAGGAACTCGACGAATTATCGCGACGACTGCCCTCGCTCGAGGAGGAGCGAACGACGCTCACCGAGAGCATCGAGGAGAAACGGCAGGAACTGGAGGCAAAACGGACGGAACTCGACGAGGCGGACGAGAACGTCGCGGAGGGACGTGACGGTCAGTCCGAACTCGAAGACGCGCTCGCGACGTTGCAGTCGACCCAGTCGGAACTCGAAGACGCCCGGTTCGACCTGGAGACCGAACGAGAGACGCTCTCGCACGTAATCGACGAGCAGGACGAACTCGAGGCGGAACTCGAGTCGCTCTCGGAGACCGAAACCGAGACGATCGAGACAGTCGAGGAACGCATCACGACGCTGCGCGAGCAGAAGCAGGCGCTCGATTCGGAGATCAACGACTTACAGACCATCGTCCGGTTCAACGAGGACATGCTCGACGGGGCGAGCGCCGACGTTCTCTCGGCCCTTCGCGACGACGAGAGCGAGTCGGTGACCGACCAGCTGCTCGAGGACGAACAGACCGTCATCTGCTGGACGTGCGGGAGCGAGGTGAAACGAGAGGAGATCGAGGATACGCTCGATCGGCTCCGGGACCTCCGAAAGGAGAAGGTCTCCGAACGATCGACCATCCAGAGCGACCTGCGCGAGCTCACGTCGACGCAAAAGGAGCTGCAGAGCCGGCAGGATCGCCGCCAGCGGATCACACGCCGACTCGACGAGATCGACGACGAGATCGAACGGCGCAAAGCGCGTATCGACGACCTAGAGGAGCGCCGCGAGGATCTCACGGCGGAGATCGAAACGCTCGAGACGGACGTCGAGCGACTGGAGTCCGAAGAGTACGGCGAGATCGTCGACCTCCACAAGGAAGTCAACACGCTCGAGATCGAACTGCGCAATCTCGAGGGAGAACGCGAGGACGTGGAGGCGGAGATCGATCGGATCGAGACACGCATAGACGACCGCGACCGACTCGAGCGACAGCGCGACGAGGTCCGAGAGGCGCTGGAAGAACAGCGAACGCGGATCGAGCGAATCGAGCGTGAAGCCGTCGACCACTTCAACGAGCACATGGAGACGATCCTCGAGTTGCTCGATTACGACAACCTCGAGCGGATCTGGATCGAGCGAACCGACGGCCCCGAACTCGGCTCGGATCGATACGAGGGCGGGCGGTTCGATCTTCACATCGTTCGGACGGCCGATTCGGGGCGTGCGTACGAGGACACGATCGAGCACTTGAGCGAGAGCGAACGCGAAGTGACCGGCATCGTCTTCGCGCTGGCCGGCTACCTCGCCCACGAGGTCTACGAGGACGTCCCGTTCATTCTGCTGGACTCGCTCGAGGCGATCGACGCCGACCGAATCGCCCGACTCGTCGAGTACGTCGCCGAGTACGCCGAATACCTGGTCGTCGCGCTGCTGACCGAGGACGCGGCACCGCTCGAGGGAAAGTACGAGACGGTCACCGAAATCTGA